A genome region from Penaeus monodon isolate SGIC_2016 chromosome 14, NSTDA_Pmon_1, whole genome shotgun sequence includes the following:
- the LOC119580717 gene encoding diphthine--ammonia ligase-like: MRVVGLVSGGKDSCYNLLQCVAAGHQIVALANLAPGHGDELDSYMYQSVGHMGVAMYAEAVGVPLYRRIIQGSSITTTKTYNPTEGDEVEDLYLLLKEVQEKCSIEAVSVGAVLSDYQRIRVENVCSRLGLVCLAYMWRRDQSELIREMVDCGIDAIIIKVAAIGLEPRKHLGKSISQMITYLEKMKDKYSLNVCGEGGEYETFTLDCPIFRKRIVVKDTELVETSGDVGYLNFTSLELVDKEIPDDVTQMELVRAAGVRDSQEFLGDLKLPEEEQQAEDQAKELNLEEDDLSSTSYQNFDAGHNPVMQVPDNLSYRVVRTTTGFTFAGSFSGSTMDDVIASLKGVKTYLMAKLLTLVHRCKGAQQTMIGITKLVLHYLTNSHFSTASPYFGQLDGLDPSSAIG; this comes from the exons ATgcgtgttgtggggttggtgtctGGTGGGAAGGACAGCTGCTATAACCTCCTGCAGTGTGTTGCAGCTGGACATCAAATTGTGGCACTGGCCAATCTAGCTCCTGGCCATGGAG ATGAGTTGGACAGCTACATGTACCAGAGTGTGGGACATATGGGAGTGGCCATGTATGCAGAGGCTGTGGGTGTGCCACTGTACCGCCGCATTATACAAggctcctccatcaccaccaccaagacGTACAACCCAACGGAGGGGGACGAAGTGGAGGATCTCTATTTGCTCTTGAAGGAAGTTCAG gAAAAATGTTCAATTGAAGCAGTGAGTGTTGGTGCGGTATTATCTGATTACCAGAGAATACGTGTGGAAAATGT TTGTAGTAGACTAGGCCTCGTCTGTTTAGCATACATGTGGCGGAGAGACCAGTCGGAATTAATACGAGAGATGGTGGACTGTGGCATAGATGCTATTATAATTAAGGTGGCTGCTATTGGCCTTGAACCAAGAAAACACCTGGGAAAATCTATTAGTCAAATGATAACTTATTTAGAAAAAATG AAAGACAAATACAGTTTAAATGTATGCGGTGAAGGAGGTGAATATGAAACCTTTACCTTGGACTGCCCAATTTTTAGAAAACGGATTGTTGT gAAAGATACAGAACTAGTGGAGACATCAGGAGATGTTGGTTATCTTAATTTTACATCATTAGAGCTTGTTGATAAGGAAATA CCAGATGATGTCACCCAGATGGAGCTAGTAAGGGCAGCGGGTGTGAGAGATTCTCAGGAGTTCTTGGGAGACCTGAAGCTGCCAGAGGAAGAGCAGCAAGCAGAAGATCAAGCAAAGGAACTGAACCTGGAGGAGGATGACTTGTCTTCTACCAG CTATCAGAATTTTGATGCTGGTCACAATCCAGTAATGCAAGTACCAGATAACTTAAGTTACCGAGTTGTCCGTACCACAACTGGCTTTACTTTTGCTGGTAGTTTCTCCGGCAGTACGATGGACGATGTTATTGCCAGCTTAAAAG GTGTTAAGACATATTTGATGGCAAAGCTTTTGACCCTAGTCCACAGGTGTAAAG GTGCACAGCAGACAATGATTGGAATTACAAAATTAGTACTGCACTATCTCACAAATAGCCACTTTAGCACAGCAAGTCCATACTTTGGCCAACTTGATGGTTTAGACCCTTCAAGTGCAATAGGTTAA